The genomic region ATATACTCGAAAATCTCGTCACCATACTCGGCAACCATGCTGACATCCcaaagctcttcttcaacctcgtcTTGTGTGCGAGTGCGCTCCACCTCTTCACGTGCATCCTCAAGTTCGCGTTGAACGCGAGCTGTCATACGAGGCAGTGGAACAATTTCTGTAGCACCTCCAGCAGTCATATCCCGTGAGCGAACTGAGTGCGCTGTTGTGTatgcttggtcttggtcaTCAAAGTCCTCGTCATCAGCTTCCTCCCAGCACTCTTCAGGTTCTGACATGGCAGGGACAGAGGGGTCATAAGGGATGGGAACAATGGGTTCTTCCTCGCATATCTCAGGCAGCTTGATGTGTGACTCGGGATATTCCTCCTTCTGAAGCATATCCAGGTCGACACCGGTCTCGATGGGAAGATACATAGAATCGAGGTAGGCGCCTTGGTCGTAGGGATAATCAGCCTCCTGCAGCGATATTACAGCAGGGTTAGAGGATTTAGAGCCGAGCTCAACATCCGCTTTTGGCACTATCTTTTCCAGCTGCTTGCTTTGGGTGCGACGCAGACTagcttgttgttgctgaggttTGAGCTGAGGTTGGCTCTTATAGTGGCGTGGCTGAAGAGCAGGGGCATTCTGAGTTGACAGAGCAGGAGCCTTGGTGGCATTGTGAGTATCTTTCCTGACGTACGTTTCTTGAACGTTGTTACGCGATGTCTTCTTATTCGCGTCAGATGACTTATTTTCTAGGACGGTTCGTGTCGACGAGATGTTGGGTAGCCTTTGCGCGGGACGAGAGAAAGAATCTTTGTTATAGACAGTGTTCTCCTTGTTTAGAGGCGCGCCGCCGTGGTTGTTGTTCACGCCTTTCGATGCGTAAATCTTCATCGATTTGCCTTCATCGCGAGTGTATACAGCCTGTTTGCTAACATTGGTCATATCACCGAAGGCGGCTCGCTTCGCTGGGCCACGGAAACCAGCTGCTGTGTTTGTGTTGGCCATTGCCAGATTTCCTGAAGACTTGTTTGATTGTTCAAGATGGGTTGCGTTTTCTGCGCCACGCGGTCGAAAAGGCTGAGGAATATGATATTAGCTTACAATTCTGTAACGGGTACTGGTATGCATCGTGATGCAAGGGAGAGGTGGCTGTCAAGTCACGGCAACGGTAACTAATCAGGGAGATAGTGTATGATAACATACCCTGGCGTCCATAGTGACGTTCAAAATTGAGGATTGCGTGGATGAAAAAGGTTGTTTGATGTGGTAAAAACGCGATTGATAGGATGCTGGTGGTGAAGATCGCGTACGGATGCTGAAAGGATGTTTTGGTGTTTGAAGTCGGCGCGTTGATTTATCATCTAAGATGCTGCAATTACAGTTGCGATGGGAGTTGGCAGGCGACGGTGGCTTGCAGTGCTAGGCCGTGTTGACTCTTCCCTTGAATTCTCGGTATCGACTACTGCGCGCAGTATGTTTAGGATGCTATCTCAGGCTACGTCGGACATTGAACGATGAGGACGCCGGGGAGGGAAGCTTGGTGAACAAGGCGTGTTTGGTTGTTGTTTTTATTTCTCAGTAGGAAcaaaagcagcagcagcaggcaATAGCTTTGGACTGGTGGGTGTTCGTGAGATTAGGGGCCCGGGCGCGCAGGGGGGCATTGGACGGGGAGATTAGCCCTGGTAGAACTGAGCTGATGCTCGTTGAGATCAGCGGTGATGATGGCAGCACTAGAAGCTCTAAATGCTCAGGGCGTTGGAGGGAAAATGGGAATGAAGGGGTACAAAACAAAGACAGATGAGAATGCGGCGATGATGGAATAATAAAGGTACCTCCGAAGAGCTGGGTCTGAGGAGAGCATGCACATCCATCCACATCCTGTTCGTAACTGTGCAACGGGCGACGGGACAACGTAAATGGTTGTGGAAGCCTCATGCCTTGCCAGTGCTAGCAGAAGCTGTGACTTGATTGGAGCGCTGGCCCTAGCCGTACCCACTTATTGCTTGAGATGAGGattttgtttgtttgtttatgCTGTTAACTCTCAGGTACGACGTTATTTTTGGCCCTTTagttcaaggagaagaagctcactAAGCTTGGTGAGGGATGACGCACGGGCCGCTACCGGGTCCTGGCTCGTTTCCAACCTGTCGTCACGGCGATGGCGCTTTTTGAGACGCTATACTGGTTCTGGAATAGCACAGCGTTATCGAGCTTATCTCGACTTCCGTCGCGTCTCACTTGAAAAGCACTTTAAGACGTTGACGTCGTTTATGTGGTGTCTGAGACACTTAGAAGAGAAATGATAGCTACATAGTATGTGTCTGGATGTTTAACATACAAACCATTCTAATTTATGTAGCGAACTCTCCAGTATGTTGCACAATTTTCCAATTTTGATTATAATTTCTCGATAATCTTTACCGCGTCTCATCAAGGTATCTGAACGCGCCAAACGGGTACGGTTTCACGTGACTTGAATCACACGTAACTCAACGGCATCTCTAAAAACCTCATAGTACTCCAAGAATAAAAAATCTGTCGAGACCTGTCGCGAATTGAATCAGGGAGGATCATGTCCTCTCCTTTCCTTTCCGAGACCGCCGAGACAATTCATCGATTCGCGCCGTCGCCAAGTTATCCCTCCCCGCCGATATGCGCAACTTTGTGTGCAGATAAAAAGCATCAAGAATTGCGCCTAATCATCACAGTCGagttcatcaacaacaacgaaTACAAACGTCTCGTAATATCAAAAGGTCAAATATACTATATGGTTATCCCTCTGGACCAGCGATGGAATCCTATGGCAGATAATAATTAGAATCACGCCAATATCTGCGCTTGTTTTACTGTCATGCGATGCCTCCATTATGGTTAAGCAAGACAGCCCGCCACGCAAGCTGCACTAAGACCAACTCTACGCCACCATTTGTCGCATTTCGAACGATGCGATATTGTAACATCATCGGTGTCAGTTAGCAAGGATCTTCTGGAGTTGGTAGGGTCTCTGGACTAAGAATACGTAGTCTTGAGCGAACGTTTGGATTCGTCGAATTGGTTGAACGCAATGAGTAACCATACCTAGGTCGCCAACCTGTAAGATGTAATTGGCATACAATTCCAATACAAATGACCTTGGTAATTTCAAGGTACCTCAAGAGCGACGAAACACAAAGCGGCTGGACTCATACAGGTGTGATAGTTCATGAGATTGCGACCTCAGTCGCAAATAACCCTATAGCAGTACAGTGGCGATTGTTGGTCCAAATACCGTCCCGATCACAATGTAACTAAATGAATTTCCCTTATTCCCTCTCCTACTGCTATATTCAATTTACTTCTATATTCTGAGCTCCAAGCTACCTAGTCGCGACACAGTCGCATCATGACTCTGCGCAACCTTTTTGGCATCAGACTGTGCCACTTTGTGCGACGGAATTCGAACGGGACTCAACGGGTGCAAATAGCGCCTAATTCGTTGGGCACATGGATATCAGAAACAAAAGCAAAGGTCCGAAGTACGCAATGGGAATCTAGCGACGCCACATGCCAGAGAAACGAGTTGGGTGGGTGGTGATAAGAAGTGAACCTGTGAGGCAATATAGCATATTAGGCGCAGTTCGATCTAAATGCAGATAAGTTTCTGCTAGAGCAAAGCATGTACAAATGTAAGGATAAATGCCGAATCTCGTCACAATTCTTGACAGGCAAAATAGACAGCACAGGCAGACGAACAAGGGTTGTAGGTGACAGATACACACACCGTATCTTTTGTGCGCGGCGCCTGGACATGCTGCTGATGGACCAGATCGCAGAGAGCAAATCTGATAGGCCCTGTCACCTTGATATCGAAGTTATTATCTATCTCGCTTGTCACAGATAGTCCCAGCCTAGACGCTGATGGCGGAGCCTTGGAGTCTCATGGAAGACAAATCCGAGAGACATCTGGAGATGAGGTGACCACGGCCCAGGCTCGTCTCATAACTCcaggctgggctgggctgggctgcgACGAACGCTGATTCGGTCGATGGAGCCTTTCCTTGTCGCATCTGTTTGTTTTTTTGTTGTTGACCACGATCACCTAAATTTTGCGCCAGCGCATCCAAACGTGGATAATCCAGGGCGGGGCGGTGACAGCGTGCGCGCAAGCGTCATGCTTGATGGACGATGGGCGCATCGCATGCTTTGCTCTCAGTGTAACGCTGTGCGACACAGAGATGAGATATGGGATGTGCGCTTGAGTTTGGGACGGCGCATTTACTGCGACATTTTCATCAGGGTGGTTAGAAGCTCAGGTTATAAATTTACTATACAAAAGGCAATGCGAAAAGATATCATGCAGCGCATTGCGCATCTCTGGATCGCAACATGTGGCAAGGGTCTGCTTGGCTTGTCCAGGATATGCATGTTATGGACTAGTCAGTCACGGGTCCTTGAGGGCCGTCGATATGCATGGTCTGTTGATGGTATGCCTTTTGGACTGTGGCCATTCTAAGGGTCCACGAGTCTGATATACAGTCGAATAGATTAGACGTACTGAGAGAGGAGCATAAACGACATACTGAGGTCGGATTGAGTCTCTGTCGGACCAGAAAAGAGACCAATTGGGGTGCCGCCATCACAACGGATCCATGGCACCatcatccacatccacaGCTACCTCCACGTTCACTCACATTCACGTTCACGCGTGCTCTGGCCTCATGCTGAAACAAAACAAGCCGAACGTGTGGCCAAGGCCCAATCCAAGATGCCATtccaccatcttcctcgtcccTCGTACGCCGCGAGCTAATCGCTGCGACCGCTGCCTGAACGGTTCAAGATGAAACCCCAGAGAAGGGAACTTGATCGACCAGGCCCAGGCGCCGAACGAGGGTTATCATGACACGGACAATTGGCTGTTCCTGTTGGTGGGGCACGAGAATGAATGTAATGCCAACGCAGTTGACTGAGGTTCTGAACAGGCGCATTCCCATTCTTCAGCACCATCTCCGTTCAACGGGAATGACTATTTTGCTTCTATTTCGAGCGTTTTGGAACTTTGTAGGTATGCGCCTGGCACCCAGCGGCTGGCTGGGCTCTTAACGCTTGGATTTCTTTTGTCTCGGAATCATTCGCAAGCTAAGCGCATCATCCCTCGGAGTGGTCAATGGCCATCATGGAAGCGCAAGTCGAGAATGAACTGGCGCAACTTCACTCCTTAGTCGCTGATTTGCGCATCAAACGGCATTGTATGGCGTTGTTTCTTAGTTATGGGGAATTGAAGCGCATCAACTACTTTGCTATCCATATCATAAGGATCTTGGCGGGTAAGTGTTAGATAGTAgcacaaaaaaaaaaaaactgGAACATCAAGGTGTCATAATCAATATCGCCACAAAGGGGTGTCTCTCATGTTGCATCTTCAAAGCACAGCGACACCTCAATAGTATTCTTCAAAACTTATCCATACAGTGAAGGACTTGACATATCCAAAGATGGCCCATTATCCCCTTCCAAGGTCTCAAAAATTCCTCGTTAACACAGACCGTTCGTGATGCTTACCGTGTGCCAAGCTTATTTCGACACATGATCAGCCTAGACAGGTCCCCAGCTCGGTCGACCATGACAATCAGTGCgattggctgttgatgatctgTTGCAACCACCAACTCAGACATCTCTGAGCCGTTGAATCGAGAGCTCTCCGCTTTCTCAGTGTGTCGACCTCAAGaaagttcttctcagcatcccGTCTGCTATCTCCGAAGCCATGACTGAATCTTCAGACCATGGAGTCTTCATTGCAAGCCCTATATCCAGAGAGATCAATTGGATCATGACCGACAACTTTGCGCCAGAGTTTAACATCTGTAACAAGCCCTGATTGAGGTCGCATTGACCCCTGGACAAGCTTCGCACGCTCCCATTGGAGCGCGGAGGAGGAATTCGCAGGTAAAGTGTGCGTGTGTGCGCGCGATCGCAGCTCAACAAGCGATGTCGCTGAGCATATTCTACGGTATGGACTATGTACATTATAAGCAGAAGCTAGCGGGAACCACTGCAGTGGTTGTTGTTCGTTGTCTCCTCTTCTTAGACTAACCACACCACATTTGGATTGGAGGTGAGGGTCGTCAACAGTCACAGACTCACACGAGGCCACCGACAAGTGCCAGAGACACTGGATCAAGAGGGGCTGGGCTTGAGGATTCTTTTCCATTGGGAGTACGGTCACAGTTTGTTGGTCGCCAACGACCAGTGTCTAGCCTAACTTGGGTCGCTTCTTGGAGCGATGGATATGTAGCTAGCAGTCGATGGATCGTGAGTGGCCGATGAGACCATACTCCGTAGCAATAGCCAGCGCTCGAGTGAGAGTTTCGGGAGGGAAAGGAAGCCAGCAATCCAAGGTTCCCAGGATCCGCTGAAATGGGCAACCCATGCATGCACTGTCAGTCCGTCATGGTGCCCGGCGATATGGAGCCAATATTCAACTGAAAGCGACGGGTTTTACACAGCTTCAGTAACTGGAATTTAGACTGGCGCATTACTTTTGCTTTTCTCACCGGCCTGTTCCTGAACCTTATGGCCCAGATTTGTGACTTGCGACGAGTCTAAACAAGATATAGCCGTCGCGAAGGCTCATCATCCCCGTATAAAGAACCGAGTATGCGCCTTGCTTTGCTGCTGGGGATCGACATATGGCTGCCCAGGTTCTTGCAACCTATTCTGATAACTGGCCCGCACAGGTTTCAGAGCCTGTGAGGAGTCGCAGATGAGATTCAGATGGAGAGTTTATATTGTAATAATTTCATCAAGCGACTCGAGAATGCTCAATGAATCGAAACTGTAGTGTATGCGGCGTGCGCGCAAAGATACTGATCGATTTGCGCTGCGCATCTGCACCGCCGCATCCGCTTTTCTAGGTTCGTTCGCGCGGGAGGAGTCGAGAATGCGCCCTCTTTTCCCCTGAAGTCAGTCACAACGTAGAAACCAAAAGCAAATCTAAGGTGCCTATTCTAAGCATCGGGCTACCTTTTCACGGTATCTGCCACAATAATACCGAGATTAGAGGCACGTCATGGCAGTTCCTTGAATAGACGCTCGGGTTCATCGGCGAGGAACCACAATGGATGGGTCCTGGGCAATGAGTCCCCTCCCCTCAGGGCAAGCCATTCAACCAGCCCTGGCTCAATTTCAGCATAAGCCATGTCCCCCCATCCCTAACTTCTGGCCCAGACGCTGTAATTACAGGTTGTCCCACGCTGCCCCGGGCCGTCTTTAGCGGTCTGCTGGCCTAATTTCCAGGCCTCCTTTAGGAGTTGTTAACGCTTAACCCCCCTAAACGGAATGTTCTCGTGTTAGTGAGCCCAGCTCTGTTCAAATTCAACAACCTCTCTTCTCTCGTCTGGTCTAGCTCCTCTTTTCCTCATGCACATCCTCTTGCCGACTCTTCAACGCCGCCACAACCATCCCAACACGGATCAAGACCTCTCTGGTAAGTCCCATCGCCTGTGTTATTATGCGCGATCCCCATCGAGACCCAATCTCGAGGCCCCGATTCTCCCCTCTTCCATCCTGAGTCCCTAAGCTTCATGTCCTCTCTGCTTCATCCGTTGTCCCCGTCCCAAGAAGCGCCAGACTGCCCCGACCCTCAACCTATCCATCCTCTACTCGAGGggtcctcttcatcatctaCTCGGCGGTTCCTCAGACCATCCAGCCGTTTCTCAGTTGCTAACAGGCTTCGAAACAAACAGCATATCGATCTTTTTACCGTCGCTGTCGTTCTAACGAAAACCCTCCACCGTTCATCGTCGTCATACGCACCGCAAGTCCAAAGCCCTGAGACCACACAGACACACACAAGACTCGGCGCTTACCGCCTACGGCGTGGATGTTGATTATCCCTTGGTTCTTCATCTACATTTTGACATCACTTTTTACAtatcttgtcttgtctgCTTTTCTGGTCCTTGACCGTCGCATATAGTATTGAGCGTACTGTTGAGCGATCTTGTCGTGAACAGGGCCGGGCCCAGTCTATCCCAGGCAAAGCCCGCAAACACCACTTTGAAACCCATCAACCCAACTACACCCTTCAATTCTACAACGTCCATCTCCACCGACACAATAAACACCCTCTTAGCCTCACAATGGCCTCAATGTCGCCTCTCAACACTGCTATCGTTCCTTCTGGAGCGTCCTCAAATGGCGGCAGTGTCTCACCCCAACAGACATCAACACCCAAGAACGTCGCATTTGAGCTATTGTTTCTCGAATCCCCCCATTGCCGTGCGCGCTTGCCAATGCGAGTGCAAATATACCCCCACGACACAACGGACTCCATTGTCACTACCGTAAAGAACTTTTATGGTCTGTACTCGGGTCCGACCGGGTCAAAGGGAGTCAGTTTCGAAGATGATCTTGGGAACACTCTTATTGCCCGGTACGAGAACTTTCGAAACAATATGGTAGTATACGTCAGGGTTATAGAGGAGCCTCCGGCGAATGCAACTACGTATTCACCCCACCCTTACCATAACTCATCAGTTGGCACCCACCCTTACTACAGCGACAATGGCTATGCTGCCACTCAGGCTCAGCGGTTTCCCCAAGAGTTGTCCAGACCCAGCTCTCGGACATCGCGGAGACGAAGCCCTTCCCCCAACACTGCTCGTGGCCGAAGAAGTGCTTCTGCCAGCACAAATGGGAAGAAGGGTCGTTCTCGCTCATCCAAGACCCGAGCTTCTGCCTCTCGGAGTCATACCGAACTATACAGCGACAGTATAAATGGCTATAGCAGCAATGATGAGCATGACTCGACATCTGGAAAGAACAAGGACCAACTACCTACTACTGATATCAGTGTCGAGAACATCGTTGAAGGTGGCCGTCGTAAGAGGGCCAAGTTCGAAAGCTCGGTAAGTGGAGACCGCCATTTTGATAAGGCGGGCTCAGAGAGACTGACAACGTCGGGCTACAGGAACTTCCATTGTTCGCACCGCCCCAGATGCCTGCGGCGACATCGAATCCTTCAGTATCTCCTGCTCGCCGAGCTGAGCCTCATCGCCCCGCAATGCCATTCGTGCAGCCTCATCAAAATCCCTTCACAAACCCTCGCCCTATGCAGTCGCCCCAAGGATATTCTCATGGCATCACGCATCCCAATCTCTACTCAACCCCGGGACCCGATCGCCGCAACCGAAACAGTGGCGGATATACCAGTAGTGCCATGGGAATTCTTCCTACTCCTGACCCAACTATTGGCAGTTGTGTGTCTGAAGAGGACAAGGACGTTGCTATCCAGCTGATGCGACTTGGTGACATGTCCAACGTCTCCCACGGCCGAACTTCTGCTTCTACTCTCGACGATACATTTAGTGGCAGGGCTGATGCTGCTTCCTCTACTGGCGCTACTAGTGATGGCGAAAGCGAGAGTGAGGCCGAATTGCCTCCTGCGCGACGCCAGAAGCTAGATATTTCCGGCACTGTTGGCAACGTCTATCAGACTACCGAGTCACACTTCATGCCACCCCCTGAAAGTGCCGAAGTTAGTGGAGACGATGCCGACTATGAGGATGGCGCTGACGAGTCTCTACTCTCCACCGGCAAGAGCAAGCCTGGCAAGACTCCGAAAGCCTCTACTAAACCTAAGGCATCTGCCTCTGTTTCTAAAGCACCATCGGCCAAGTCCTCCAAGACTGCCCGTCCCTCTAATGGCGCTAAGGGAAAGAAGCTGCCCCCTGTCCCAAGTGGCCCAATGTCCCCAGCTTCTATGCCCCCTTCGCGAAAGCAATCAGTTGCGTCTACCGGACAGACTCCCCTTGCCCCTGGTGAGGATGACCAGCCTGATCTTTCTACCAAACCTCGCTGCCAACGCTGCagaaagagcaagaagggCTGTGATCGCCAAAGGCCttgcggacgctgtcgtgATGCTGGCCTGTCGGCAGACCAGTGCATtagtgaggatgagggcaACGGCCGAAAGGGTCGATACGGTCGTCACATGGGAGTACccatcaagaaggatgaggtCACCGCCGTTGTCCAGCCTGCGCTATTACCCGCTGCGCCCATCGCGGCGGCTGCCATGACATTGGATAAGtccaagaagcgcaagcgaTAAGCGCCTGGCTTCAGCCACACCGCCTGAAGGTTTTCAATATTGTCGTATATACTGGTCTTTGAGCTTTGATACAGCAGTTTCACTAGCGTTGTTGTCGGCTTACTTGTCATCTTTGTCGATGTGGCATGAATGACTTGTACAAATCTCCCAACGGGTCCCAACAGTTTACCAACAAATGGGCCATGCACTCAagtgttttctttttatgTTTTCCCTGGTTCTTCTGGCTTGCAGGCGAGAGGGCAGCACTCATGATGATACTCAGGAGGATGTAATAACGACGGCCGTTCGGCCATTACACTCCTTATACGGCGTTTGGAGGCAAGATGTAGGAGTTGTCGAGTGTCTTTTTCAAAACAAAAaatttctttctcctccgATTCAACATTGCTTTTGTTCCCTCCAGGCTCAACGAGGTTGACTGTCAGCCGCCTCTGAATCGCGATGGACTTGTGGGCGGCAGCTCCATAAAGCAAACCACTCAAAAAAGGTGCGATACGGTGGGGAACAAGGGGCGTGGTGCTTGGAAAATCTCCCAAGGTTTAGAAGGAAGGACAGGAACGGTGTATGGAAGGTTTATCGTGTGCGTACGTGAGGCGCATTCTGATCGAGATGCATGACTAAAAAGGGATGCTGTCTGGATGCCACACCGGCCGCGCAAAGGAACGGGTTAATGTGGCAAAAGGCCAAATGTTTCCGATGTCTCATTCTGTTTTCTAGCGACTTTTCTATATCTTGTTGTACGCAACTCACCTCATACAACATGCCTGAGATTAATTAGGTTCATCAGTGCGCGTGAATGTGAAAGTGTGCGACACGAGCTACCGTAATGCGCTGCTCATATAACGTCTTCAAAATGATAAGGCATGGATTCTGGCATTGCGCGACCGCTTTACCAATGTTTTGGGGCACATTTAAACAGTGATTGCTGATATTGACCAAGGCTTGTGTTTTGAGGCCGTTTCGCAACAGCGCAAGCCCGGAACTTCGGCATCGTTTGCCGAAACGCCCCGAAACGGTCAATTGCAACGTTTAGAGTGAGACTTCCGCATCACGCCTCACGAAACTACACCTCCACCTCGACCTTTTTTTTCCATCATATATATTCCGACTCAATATATCACAATATTCTGTGCAGAGATGTTGTGGTCTAACCTACACCCCTACCGCAAATCCGCTCCCCCCCACCATCACAACCTGAACTAGCGTGCCGTTCCCGCTCCACCTTTTGCCGATGCGGAGACGATCTATAAGCCGATTGGACGTTGGACGGGATCTTGCATCACGTGACAGTCTTACATCATTTTTTTCTTTACCGCCATTGTTGTTTTTACCCCTCCATCACGAGCGCGGGGTAATTTCTTCTCGTGTTTTTTGGTTTCTGTTTTGACTGACTAGGGCATGGACGTTGGTTGACAGAATAAAATAATCAACCTCCGGGTTGGTCAATTGTGCGTTAAACTCGAGTATATATGCTTAAAATTTGAGATGCGGGCTGTGCCGTTTCAAAACGTAAGTCAATTGCGATTATCACAAAGTCAATGTCTAAGTTTATGCTATCATGATGTTTCAAACATTCCTccagaacaacagcaacaactTATTTCATGAACGGCGCAAACTCTTCAGCGGTCGCACAAGAATCTTGACCATTGATTATCGTTGTTTATCCTGACCCCTGGCGCCGGCTCCGGCCGCGACCACCCGTGACTTCTTCGGAGACGTTTTATTGGCCCCACGCGTCAGACCAACGGACTTCCGACTCCGGAAATAAACAATGCCGGCCATCGGAGCGGGGGTCGGTGGGGTTCGGTTCGTCGGCGGTTAGTGGGGCGACCGGCTGAGGTTACCCTGAATATGAAGTAACGGCAATACTTTTCGCGTCTTTTGTTCAAATATGGTGGGACTTCTAAATGGACCATTAGCTGATATTGATAAATTATTATTCATTTGGGAGAATTTTACTTAGATACTTAATTTCCAACTCGATTCTTGattttatttaagtttataatGCTTTTCGTGGAGGCCGATTTCTTGCAAGCCGACATCAACATTATGGCCTCGTGATGGACAGTATACCTGTGTCGTGCTACCCGTAAATCCGGCTCTGTTTGACCCGGCTACCAATGTAATTGAAGGGCGCGGTTGGCACTCAGAAGTGTAACCCCATGATTCACTATAGGCCAGCaaatgatgttgactgaAATTGAGAGCAACGACTATAGTAACCCGATCTGGGGTTTGTGGGGCGCGATATCGGCAAGCGACCATGGGATTGCGCCCTTCGAGAAAAATCTTTGACTCAATTATTAAGGAATCGACTCTGATCGGGATGGGGCAGAGACCAGGACGTATATAGTTGTCAGCCATCCCAGTTGAGTAGCCCTGAAACTATGCCCAGCAACCTCAAATTCTACTACTTGCTGGCCAGTCCATGTCCTAGCATATCAATGGAACACACCTTAATATCACACACTTTATCGTATCAACAATGTTTGGCAAAGATGTAGAGAAGACGCCAACTCGGAGGCAATCGTCACCATGTCCTTCTGAAGGCAATCCCGAGGACCCTCAGAACCTCCATCACACTATTTCAAACACAAACGCCCCTCCTCCAGTCTTTGATCCTGAAAGCTTCGACCCACCAGACGGAGGCTTCACAGCCTGGTCCCAAGTTCTTGCTGGTGTCTTCATCAATTGCTTGGCATGGGGTTACCCCGCCTCCTTTGGTGTATACCAGCTTCACTATGAAGAATCGCTTGGATTGCCTTCGTCACAAATCTCGTGGATCGGTTCCTGTCAGACTTTCCTGACGTTCGCGTTCTGTGGCCCAGCCGGCCGTCTTGCCGATGCTGGATATACCAGAGAGACTGTCGCCTTCGGAAGCTTCCTGGCTATCTTGGGAACCTTCATGACCAGTCTGTGTAAAGAGTACTG from Fusarium oxysporum Fo47 chromosome III, complete sequence harbors:
- a CDS encoding cyclin-like protein, with amino-acid sequence MDARPFRPRGAENATHLEQSNKSSGNLAMANTNTAAGFRGPAKRAAFGDMTNVSKQAVYTRDEGKSMKIYASKGVNNNHGGAPLNKENTVYNKDSFSRPAQRLPNISSTRTVLENKSSDANKKTSRNNVQETYVRKDTHNATKAPALSTQNAPALQPRHYKSQPQLKPQQQQASLRRTQSKQLEKIVPKADVELGSKSSNPAVISLQEADYPYDQGAYLDSMYLPIETGVDLDMLQKEEYPESHIKLPEICEEEPIVPIPYDPSVPAMSEPEECWEEADDEDFDDQDQAYTTAHSVRSRDMTAGGATEIVPLPRMTARVQRELEDAREEVERTRTQDEVEEELWDVSMVAEYGDEIFEYMRELEIKMLPNAHYMDNQTEIQWSMRSVLMDWLVQVHNRFGLLPETLFLTVNYIDRFLSQKIVSIGKLQLVGATAILVASKYEEINCPSLGEIVYMVDNGYTADEVLKAERFMLSMLSFELGWPGPMSFLRRVSKADDYDLETRTLAKYFLELTIMDERFVASPPSFLAAGAHCLSRLILKKGDWTKQHVFYSGYTWSQLKNLVTMMIECCDRPDQHHAAVFEKYTDRRYKGASLLVQEALDTGFTLPHQLSPVRRELQGYREGSAELSIAQPQLIPIEG
- a CDS encoding uncharacterized protein (expressed protein), whose translation is MGHALKCFLFMFSLVLLACRREGSTHDDTQEDVITTAVRPLHSLYGVWRQDVGVVECLFQNKKFLSPPIQHCFCSLQAQRG